Genomic DNA from Mesorhizobium sp. 131-2-1:
CTACACCGAGCGGCCGACATCCAAGGCGGACGAGACCGACGCGCTCTCCGTGCCGTGGTCACCGTCGCGACCGAAGCGGCGCGGGGTCTCGGCGCGCGCGGTCAGCGCGGTGACGATATTGGCGGTGCTGGCGGCGTGGACGCTGGCGGCCCGGCTGCAGCTTGTGTCGCCGGTCTTCCTCCCTTCGCCGGCAGCCGTGTGGGCCAAGTTCGTCTCGGTCGCCCGCGACGGCTTCGTCGACGCGACGCTGGTCCAGCACATTGCCGCCAGCCTCGGCCGCGTGTTCGCCGCACTGGTCGCGGCGCTGCTGGTCGGCGTTCCGGTCGGCCTTGCCATCGGCATCAGCACCATCGGGCGCGGCATCTTCGATCCGCTGCTCGAGTTTCTGCGGCCAATCCCGCCGCTCGCCTATTTGCCGCTGGTCGTCATCTGGTTCGGCATCGGCGAGCCGTCGAAGATCCTGGTGATCACGATTGCCATGCTGGCGCCGGTGGCGCTGTCGACGGCGTCCGGCGTGCGCGGCGTCTCGCAGGAGCGCATCAACGCGGCGCGCTCGCTCGGCGCCACGCGCACGCAGCTTGTCCGCCACGTTATCCTGCCCAGCGCGCTGCCCTCCATCCTCACCGGCCTGCGCATCGCGCTCGGCGCCGGCTGGTCGACGCTGGTCGCCGCCGAGCTGGTAGCGGCGACGCGCGGGCTCGGCTTCATGATCCAGTCGGCGGCCCAGTTCCTCGTCACCGACGTCGTCGTGATGGGCATACTGGTGATCGCGGCCATCGCCTTCGTGCTGGAATTCATCATCCGCCGGATCGAGCGCGTGCTCGTTCCCTGGGCGGGACGGGAGTGACCAACCGGAAAAGCAGGAGAGAATGATGATGACCCATTCCACCGCCGTGCTGTTCGCCCATGTTGGCAACTGGCTGCTGGCCTGGAACAGGCAGGGCCGGCCGCTCGAGGACCAGCCCAAATCGCCGGTCCCGGTCCGGCTGGACACCGACCGCGACCGGCTGCCACCGCGTGACGAGAGTTTTTATTGGGCGTGGCAATACTGGTCGCAGTGAAGGGGTTGGGTTAGCCACGAAAACCGGAATCCGGCAGAAAACAATTCCACGCTTTCTAGGCAACTTGCAAAATCGTTCCTCTACTAAATTTATAGACTTACCTAGCCTGATCTCATCTTCCGGCACGCAGCGATGGAGTGGGATCATGTTCAACCTGACAAGACGCGTTTTCGGCCTCGGCCTGCTGGCGGCGACCGTCGCCCTCGGCACTACCTCCTTCGGCGCCGCCGCCGAGGACCTCAAGCAGTTCAACATCGGCTACCAGAAGACCGGCCTGCCGGTCATCGCCAGGCAGCAGCAGTTCA
This window encodes:
- a CDS encoding ABC transporter permease subunit; translated protein: MSVTSYTERPTSKADETDALSVPWSPSRPKRRGVSARAVSAVTILAVLAAWTLAARLQLVSPVFLPSPAAVWAKFVSVARDGFVDATLVQHIAASLGRVFAALVAALLVGVPVGLAIGISTIGRGIFDPLLEFLRPIPPLAYLPLVVIWFGIGEPSKILVITIAMLAPVALSTASGVRGVSQERINAARSLGATRTQLVRHVILPSALPSILTGLRIALGAGWSTLVAAELVAATRGLGFMIQSAAQFLVTDVVVMGILVIAAIAFVLEFIIRRIERVLVPWAGRE